GGTTTAAAAGTGGATTCAGTCCATCCATAAGGAAAGAATAGATTCCTCTCACACTTACAAAGCGCGTATCTCAAATTGGATGTATATGTCAATCTTTAAAGCTATATTTCACAGCAATAAGCACTACAGTCTTATCAACTACTTGACGTCaccaaattaaaaaacaaattaagaTGCACTCCACTGGTAACAGACATGGATTGTTAGGATATAACAGAATAAACGACCACCAACTCTAGGTGAAACGGCAACGATTGCTAGCGTAGAATTgaataaacgttgatattgctAGCATAAAATTGAGTGAATGATGACCTCCCCTAGTTGAAAATGTTCAATTGCACAAACATGAAGATTAGAGAGAAGTTAAGCGTGAATTCCCCATGTAACCACAACAAGAAACCtcctccaccccccccccccccgcctcccccccacccccccccccccccaaaaaaaaaaaaaaagatattggACTGTAGTTAAGGACCAGTTACTAGATGTAAAATATGACTGAGAAAAGCCACTTAACTTCCAAGTTCTTGGCAAACAATGCAGAAGGCAGAATGGAAACAAAAGAGCAGGAGAACTCAGCATTCATACCGTAATTATATCAGAAATACCACGAACCCCTTGCCGAAGAATATCATCAGCCAGGTTAAAAGCTTCAGTTACTGGGGTTGATAAGGAAACAGCAGTCAGTAACTTGTCATTAGGAATGACGATTAGTGTATCAACATTTTCTCTCAAAGCTGCAATTCCTTCTTGGGCTTGAACTGCTCTTCTTCGTCCCTCAAAAGAAAAGGGAGTTGTGACAATACCAACAGTTAAGATACCCATTGACTTGGCAATTCCTGCAATTATAGGAGCCCCACCAGTCCCTGTTCCTCCACCCATTCCAGCCTGCACATAACATTTTCGAGCACATACAGAGGAGGATAATTAAATTAAGTAACGCCTTCTGCAAGACCAAAAATGTAAAGTAAATTTAATTCTGAATACAGCGATATGCAGATCTTCCGTATTTAACTTTTGCAAAGCTTCTGGATAATATACATTGtgatcaataacatcaatacATTGTATTTAAAGTAACAATACAATAGAAGCAGAACTTACAGTCACAAAAACCATGTCTGCACCGCGAACTGCATCTTCAATAGCCTCCTTGCTTTCTTTGGCGGCGTTCATCCCTATATCTGGATTACCACCTGCACCAAGTCCTCTCGTGAGCTCTTGCCCTATTGGCAATCGATTCTCAGGAAACGCAGGTGACATCCTAATTGCCTGTATATCGGTATTCACAATCCAAAACTCCACACCATTCATAGCGCTCTCAATCATACGATTAACTGCATTTGATCCACCGCCTCCAACACCAACCACCTTAATTTTAGCCTCATTGAAATTCTTCAAGCTTGATTTGTCCATTAAGCTCTCAGTAACACTTCCACTGGAGCTTTCTTGTCTAGGGGTAGTGAAAGTATTGTTTCCTTCACCTTGAAGCATTGAAATTAATGAGTCTTTACTTTGGTAATTATTGAACCTATGTGAATTAGCTGCTGAACACTTGAACTGTGGATAACTTGAAATAATACCCTTTTGGTTAGCACCCAAAAATCCACATTTGTCATCTTGCATTTTCATAGGGCAAATTCTTCTTCCAAGAACAGTTAATACCCCATTACGCAACCGAGTATCGAGAGGCATAAAGACAGCTGATGTACAACTAGCCATACCCAAAAAGTTCCAAGAATCAAAAATCAACTTAACTTGATAATTCCCCAAAAATATGACAACCCAAAGTCCAAAATTTTCTTTCCGCACCTGCCAATTGAAAAAACAAGAGAACAAAAAACAGATATATAATCAGGGAAACTTGTGAAAGGGTTCCAATatccataaaaagaaaaaaaaaatgacaaacaCATTAAAAAGGGCAGCAAGAGGATAAAATAAACCAGAAAGGCAACAGAGAAAGCTGAAAACTGCATACATTACTAGCATTTTTTCTGAAACAAAGCAAACATTTCTAGATAGAACTGAAAACCttcaaattgcaaaaattgTAGCAAGATTCTAAAAACAATGGTATAAATATGACAACCCCAAAGTCCAAATTTTTCTTTAAGCACCTGCCAAATTGAAAATAACAAGAAACATATATAATTAGGGGAAACTTGTGAAAGGGGTCCaataattcccaaaaaaaaaaaaaaaaaaaaaacccacatTAAAATGGCAGCAAAAGGATAACATAAACCAGAAAGGCAAGAAAGAGAGCTGAAAACTGCATACATTACTAGCATTTTTTCCTGAAACAAAGGAAACATTTCTAGATAGAacttaaaaacttaaaattgcAGAAATTGTAGCAAGATTCTAAAAACAATGGTATAAATATGACAACCTCAAAgtccaattttttctttaagCACCTGCCAAActgaaaaaaaacaagaaaacaagaaacaGATATAATCAGGGGAAACTTGTGAAAGGGCTCCAAATATCCATAAAAAGAACAAAACCCAAAGTGAAAaacacataacataaacaagaaagGTAACAGAGAAAGCTGAAAACTGCATACATTACTAGCATTTTTACTGAAACAAAGCAAACATTTCTAGATAGAATTGAAAACCTTCAAATTGCAAAGAGAATTAGCAAGATTCTAAAACAATGGTAAAGCCATTAACTtgaggaagaaagagaaagaaaatggtACCTAGTAGAGTTGTAAGATTCTTGGAaacaaatatagaaatataaGCAGCATTTACAGTGAGAGAGTTGAATTTTTTAGTAGGCTAGAGCTAGGGTGTTGCAAAACAAAAGAAGGGATTTTTGGGTGTTTGTTACTATAGTAGTGCTGCTAGATTTTGGCAAGttctgtttcttttttgttagtTTTTGGTGCCATTTTTTGAGGGAGTGTTGAACCCCATTTCCCAATTTGATAAATATCTACACATTCTTCCAAAACTTTTTGTTAAATCATTTCACTAGAATTGCTTGAGAATCACCCTTAACTTTACttacttctttttctctttttatttattgtaGTCAAAATCCATTTCTGCTTTTGTGTTTTGGTAAATAAATTTAGTATtagcttctttctcttttttttttttttttttttaattgataatCATAAGATGGTAGAAACTTATTTGCGCATCAAATTTTTACACTAAGCTAATAAATATGGTCCTAAGATAAGATATTTGTGCTGCGTATATATTTTTAGaacttaattatatttagtgATATGAATTTACTTCGccttattaattcttaaagttAATTATTTAGTTTGATTATTGTGCAaatgaaaattatatatttcttataaactttcataaaagtgtgtgtgtatatatataatttgttcattcttACTTTCTATTTTATATTGATCATCTCAGTTTAATAGATTTTCATTACTTGGTTATATCCTCATATTTTGAAACATACTTTACCTCCTTAAATATTTTCAGATTTAAATTTCATAGTACTAGTTTGACCAGTTCAATATCATTGaatatagaaaatcataagttaAAATAGCTCGACCTAGTAGTCGCTTATCATTTTAATAGGACAAATAATTAGGCTTGGTTCGGCTTATCGATTTTCGGCTTTTAAGTGTATTAATCCGCTAGCCAACCGATAAGATATCGGTTGGTTCATATCGGTTGGCTCGCTATCGGGTTAACAATTATCGGGCGGTGTATCGGCTAACTCTAAGAGAcaatgaaaattaaaatcacaAACATGTGATCCAATTTCTACCGAAATCTTTGTAATTATCAACGTTTTATGGGCAGCAGCCATTGAGACAATACTCCATATCGTCTCTTATAGCCTTTCGGACAGTAGCCGCTGCACTCCGTAGAATAGTCATTGCCACTGTAAAGGCAAATTGCCATGAATATTACTATTAACAAAGTGACCATTAACACATGACTAGCGTTTTTCTTTGCCATGAATCTCTCTTTCTATTTCCCTTGACAAAGGTGAATAGGATACTCAATAAGCTTTATATTAGGATACTCAATAGGCTTTAGATTTAAGATTTAAGATTTACGATGGatactttatatacataggggataaaaatgtaaatatgatAAGTCTTAACGGGTTAAGGTTAACCCGATAAGGAAATTGAGTAATCCGCCCCCGCACCGATAAGTCGTTGACTATAAAAATTTAATCTGTTCACCAACCGTTAATCCGATAACCCATTACCAATAAGCCAATTTTGCGGTTGGGTTATCGGTTACGGTTCGGTTTTGAACAACCCTACTCTGACCTAAAGGAACAGAAAACATTTTGATTGATTGACAATTAGAAACGCATATTGTGTCAACAATTTGtattaaggaaaaataaatCACATGTTAAATTTGCTTGGTATAAACACTTTATGCGTATAAGTATTTTACCTTAAACCCCATATTATTATATGAGGTTTCTAATATAAATGGTTTTATGTTTAGTTTTGAAATATAGAGTAACTCTTCAACTTCATATTGGAATTTTACTATATAAATTATCTAAATGTTTGATCGTGTTGTATTTGAATGATACGCAATAAGACCTCATCATACATAATGAAGGTTTgaatcttaattaatttatttttatagtcgTGGGTGTCCAGGCCAGCTTACGCATACCTCGACTAATTTCACATGATGCGTGTCTAATAATATCTCAATTGGTAAGTATGGTTGTTTTGTATGTCTGAAATGGTTGTTTTGTATGTCTGAATCTTAATCAATCATGTCACGACGCagactagagggccatgacgggcacctggccTTACTTGTCGAGTACCACCAAACATACATCCGTAATGTAATCACAAGCATAGGTGGGCCATTAGGACCGCCATGAGATAACCTGCTGACTCACAAAAGTAATAGATTGAAATAACACAAGTCCGTACGGACATAACTGCATAACAAACTGGACATACTGgacgggccgacaaggctgttaTATACACTATGTAATAGTACATAAGCTGACAAGGCCATACAACATGtgactgtacataactgtctacaagcctctactgaagTACGATATAAcgtggtcgggacagggccccgccatacccatgcatatgcatatatataaccaTACAGAGTTACAaggcaactccggaacaagtggagtgcaacAATATTGTCTGCTGAGCTGATATCCTACTGAGTGGGTCGTCAACCTGTATCtcaagacctgcgggcatgaaacgcagcgtccgcaaacaaaaggacgtcagtgcgaataatgtaccgagcatgtaagtcATGAGGAgcaacataataaagacatgaaggtaatatgagataaaagagagttaacctgtacatctgaatgcctctgagggtgtatgacatgcatgctttctttcaaaacatatacatatatataagccacaCTGTGGGGctgcatcatcatcattaagcCACTCTTTGGGGCTATCATCATCATactgtacccaactgcagtggtgtgcacaataagAGTAATACCCGGCCGattatag
The sequence above is a segment of the Lycium ferocissimum isolate CSIRO_LF1 unplaced genomic scaffold, AGI_CSIRO_Lferr_CH_V1 ctg45, whole genome shotgun sequence genome. Coding sequences within it:
- the LOC132044450 gene encoding cell division protein FtsZ homolog 2-2, chloroplastic-like, with product MASCTSAVFMPLDTRLRNGVLTVLGRRICPMKMQDDKCGFLGANQKGIISSYPQFKCSAANSHRFNNYQSKDSLISMLQGEGNNTFTTPRQESSSGSVTESLMDKSSLKNFNEAKIKVVGVGGGGSNAVNRMIESAMNGVEFWIVNTDIQAIRMSPAFPENRLPIGQELTRGLGAGGNPDIGMNAAKESKEAIEDAVRGADMVFVTAGMGGGTGTGGAPIIAGIAKSMGILTVGIVTTPFSFEGRRRAVQAQEGIAALRENVDTLIVIPNDKLLTAVSLSTPVTEAFNLADDILRQGVRGISDIITIPGLVNVDFADVRAIMANAGSSLMGIGTATGKTRARDAALNAVQSPLLDIGIERATGIVWNITGGSDLTLFEVNAAAEVIYDLVDPSANLIFGAVVDPSLSGQVSITLIATGFKRQEESDGRPLQGNQLAQGDANLGINRRPSSFVEGGSVEIPEFLRKKGGSRYPRA